The following proteins come from a genomic window of Gynuella sunshinyii YC6258:
- the glnK gene encoding P-II family nitrogen regulator, producing MKLVAAVIKPFKLDDVREALSEVGVQGITVTEVKGFGRQKGHTELYRGAEYVVDFLPKLKLEVAVADDQVENVVEAISKAANTGKIGDGKIFVSNLEQVVRIRTGEEGLDAL from the coding sequence ATGAAGCTAGTTGCAGCCGTCATTAAACCATTTAAGTTGGATGATGTTCGTGAGGCTCTGTCGGAAGTCGGTGTACAAGGTATTACTGTGACTGAAGTGAAAGGTTTTGGGCGTCAGAAAGGCCATACCGAGCTGTATCGCGGTGCCGAGTATGTGGTTGATTTTCTGCCAAAACTGAAGCTGGAAGTGGCTGTTGCAGATGATCAGGTGGAAAATGTAGTGGAAGCCATCTCCAAAGCGGCCAATACTGGAAAAATCGGTGACGGTAAGATTTTTGTCTCCAATCTTGAGCAGGTTGTCCGTATTCGTACCGGCGAAGAAGGGCTGGACGCTCTTTAA
- the speE gene encoding polyamine aminopropyltransferase — MNNDSFFTEIWTPEGSAFSLEIEEKLHEEQSEFQKIEIYRTRHWGNLMVLDGCYMVTDRDNFLYHEMMTHPVLFTHTNPRKVVVIGGGDCGALKEVLKHPNVTEAWQVEIDERVTRLSEQYFPDLCSSNSDPRAHFYFGDGIQWIKDAEPGSIDIIIVDSTDPVGPAEGLFNKAFFETCLRALGDNGILVQQSESPLFHSQTIIRDMIAEMRQAGFCHFQTLPFPQPIYPSGWWSCTMASKNVSVNEFRYDHAQEKVFATHYYNADLHRGAMALPEFMKRDLEQ; from the coding sequence ATGAACAACGATTCATTTTTTACTGAAATCTGGACGCCGGAAGGGTCGGCTTTTTCTCTGGAAATCGAAGAAAAACTCCATGAAGAGCAGAGTGAATTTCAAAAAATTGAGATTTACCGTACCAGGCATTGGGGTAATCTGATGGTACTGGATGGCTGCTACATGGTGACCGACCGGGACAATTTTCTGTATCACGAAATGATGACCCATCCTGTTCTGTTCACTCATACCAATCCACGCAAGGTAGTGGTTATCGGGGGCGGAGACTGCGGTGCACTCAAAGAAGTACTGAAACACCCGAATGTCACCGAAGCATGGCAGGTGGAGATCGACGAACGGGTTACCCGCCTGTCGGAACAGTATTTTCCTGACCTGTGCAGCTCCAACAGTGACCCACGGGCGCACTTTTATTTCGGAGACGGCATCCAATGGATCAAGGATGCTGAACCAGGTTCCATAGATATCATCATTGTTGATTCCACTGATCCGGTTGGTCCGGCCGAGGGACTGTTTAACAAGGCCTTTTTTGAAACCTGCCTGCGGGCTTTGGGCGATAACGGCATTCTGGTGCAACAGAGTGAATCGCCACTGTTTCACAGCCAGACCATTATTCGGGACATGATCGCCGAGATGCGTCAGGCGGGATTCTGCCATTTTCAGACCCTGCCATTTCCCCAGCCGATTTATCCATCCGGTTGGTGGAGTTGCACCATGGCGTCTAAGAATGTATCGGTCAACGAGTTCCGTTACGATCACGCACAGGAAAAAGTCTTTGCGACCCACTACTACAATGCAGACTTACACCGCGGAGCAATGGCATTGCCTGAGTTCATGAAACGGGACCTCGAACAATAA
- a CDS encoding putative bifunctional diguanylate cyclase/phosphodiesterase — MAEHSSSDNWNLRTGLFFIFLSAVLLMVMIYLENTLRQTYLQNLQLDTTRELDAVASRLGATITENISWVNGLAAHISINPEISQSEFRRYVQAVLFQKPLLINMAAAPDLVVTMVHPVQQNQQVIGFDYRTSVDQWPAVARAIETGRLIVAGPIALVQGGRGLVARKAIHDPDGELWGVVAAAIDADALFQKVGLPGNQLGIDLAIRGKDGLGFEGEMIWGNPELFADARSQLTTIPVGDGTWLFAAQPKSGWDGAVPVLGIFRTGFLVTFILFCGFFYSRYQKHTQDLRYQRILEKQATYDQLTGLPNRILFEDTLAKAISLASRDHYKLALLFIDLDRFKPVNDNLGHKAGDLLLQQVTERINRHIRDSDTLARYSGDEFIVILNHIHDDYKPDTVAENILATISEPFVLTNNQVFCSASIGISVFPDDGKTNEELVSKADQAMYEVKNSGRNGWHYFTRSMQTESENRHILYTRLVQAIAERSLEVYYQPIVQLNDRFVSKCEALVRWFSDGQQIPNYQFIELAEETGMINEIDHFVLETAAAYLKQQSQELNVRLGLSVNLSPRLFLNKDQALLKWLNLILGAADSIDLTVEITERLLMAESDQVNTILHQLRDRGITIAIDDFGTGYSSLSYILKFPIDIIKIDRSFINKIGLDDKSEALTDTIINMAHRMGCLAVAEGIETEAQYTYLKRLGCDFGQGYYFDKPMDQADFSRRLKQQHKS, encoded by the coding sequence ATGGCAGAGCATTCTTCTTCTGACAACTGGAATCTACGAACCGGCCTGTTTTTTATTTTCCTGTCGGCCGTTTTGCTGATGGTGATGATTTATCTGGAAAACACTCTCAGGCAAACCTATCTTCAAAATCTTCAACTCGATACCACACGTGAACTCGATGCGGTGGCCTCTCGTCTCGGCGCTACCATTACCGAGAATATTTCCTGGGTCAACGGGCTGGCGGCCCACATCAGTATCAATCCGGAAATCAGTCAGTCAGAGTTTCGCAGATATGTTCAGGCCGTGCTGTTTCAAAAACCGTTGCTGATAAACATGGCCGCCGCACCAGATCTGGTGGTGACCATGGTTCATCCGGTACAGCAGAACCAGCAGGTCATCGGTTTTGATTATCGAACCAGTGTTGATCAGTGGCCAGCAGTGGCCCGTGCCATTGAGACCGGTCGTCTTATTGTCGCCGGCCCGATTGCGTTGGTTCAGGGGGGCAGAGGGCTGGTGGCACGTAAAGCAATCCATGATCCAGACGGTGAACTCTGGGGAGTTGTCGCTGCCGCCATCGACGCCGATGCTCTGTTTCAAAAAGTCGGGTTGCCAGGTAACCAGCTGGGTATTGATCTGGCCATTCGCGGTAAAGACGGCCTTGGTTTTGAAGGCGAGATGATCTGGGGGAATCCGGAATTGTTTGCAGATGCCAGATCGCAGCTGACGACGATCCCGGTCGGTGACGGAACCTGGCTTTTTGCCGCTCAGCCCAAATCAGGCTGGGATGGTGCTGTTCCTGTTCTGGGAATATTCAGAACCGGTTTCCTGGTGACATTTATTTTGTTCTGCGGTTTTTTTTACAGCCGCTATCAGAAGCACACACAGGATCTACGCTATCAGAGAATACTGGAAAAACAGGCCACCTATGATCAGCTGACGGGTTTACCCAACCGAATCTTGTTTGAAGATACTTTGGCAAAGGCTATTTCTCTGGCCAGCCGTGACCATTATAAACTGGCCCTGCTGTTCATTGATCTGGACCGCTTCAAACCGGTTAATGATAACCTCGGTCATAAAGCAGGTGATTTGTTGCTGCAACAGGTGACCGAACGAATCAATCGACATATTCGCGATTCCGATACACTGGCCCGCTATAGTGGCGACGAATTTATTGTCATCCTCAATCATATCCATGATGACTATAAGCCGGATACCGTGGCAGAAAATATTCTGGCCACGATCAGCGAACCATTTGTGTTGACCAACAACCAGGTGTTCTGTTCCGCCAGTATTGGCATCTCAGTCTTTCCTGATGATGGCAAAACCAATGAAGAACTGGTTTCCAAAGCGGATCAGGCCATGTACGAAGTCAAAAACAGTGGTCGCAATGGCTGGCATTATTTCACCAGGTCCATGCAGACCGAATCGGAGAATCGCCACATTCTCTACACCCGACTGGTTCAGGCTATTGCTGAGCGATCTCTGGAGGTTTATTACCAGCCCATTGTGCAGTTGAATGACCGTTTCGTCAGCAAATGCGAAGCGCTGGTCCGCTGGTTCAGTGATGGTCAGCAGATTCCAAATTATCAGTTCATCGAACTGGCAGAAGAGACCGGCATGATCAATGAAATCGATCACTTCGTACTGGAAACCGCCGCTGCCTACCTGAAACAACAGTCTCAGGAATTGAATGTCCGGCTGGGGTTATCGGTGAATCTGTCCCCACGCCTGTTTCTGAATAAAGATCAGGCTCTGCTCAAGTGGCTCAATTTGATTCTCGGTGCTGCAGACTCCATTGATCTGACCGTGGAAATCACCGAGCGGCTGTTGATGGCTGAGTCTGACCAGGTCAACACGATCCTGCATCAATTAAGGGATCGGGGGATTACCATCGCTATCGATGATTTCGGCACCGGTTATTCTTCTTTAAGTTACATACTGAAATTTCCAATCGACATCATTAAAATCGACCGATCCTTCATCAACAAAATCGGCCTGGATGACAAATCCGAGGCGTTGACTGACACGATCATCAATATGGCCCACCGTATGGGGTGCCTGGCTGTTGCTGAGGGTATCGAAACAGAGGCGCAATACACCTACCTCAAACGCCTTGGCTGCGACTTCGGCCAGGGTTATTACTTTGACAAACCGATGGATCAGGCTGATTTTTCCAGACGACTGAAGCAGCAGCATAAAAGCTGA
- the rpoZ gene encoding DNA-directed RNA polymerase subunit omega, producing MARVTVEDCLENVDNRFELIMVGAKRARQLANEGADPLVAEENDKATVIALREIAAGKINASILEENNDN from the coding sequence ATGGCACGAGTAACTGTTGAAGATTGTTTGGAAAACGTTGATAACCGCTTTGAATTAATCATGGTAGGTGCCAAACGTGCCCGTCAGTTGGCAAATGAAGGCGCTGATCCGCTGGTTGCGGAAGAAAATGATAAAGCCACGGTTATTGCTCTGCGTGAAATCGCCGCGGGTAAAATCAATGCTTCCATTCTGGAAGAAAACAACGATAACTGA
- the gmk gene encoding guanylate kinase produces the protein MTDTIPETLTPGTLYIVAAPSGAGKSSLVNALIKRLPFVYLSISHTTRNMRPGEEEGEHYHFVDKDTFLDMVTQGDFLEHAEVFGNYYGTSQAYVEKQLAQGHDVILEIDWQGGQQIRKKIPGCRSIYILPPSKEALLERLEKRSQDSDEVINRRMKEAVSEMSHYGEFDYLIINDDFYKALDDMCAIFVAERMKIDQQSIRNQELLTNLLSS, from the coding sequence TTGACAGATACAATTCCAGAAACACTGACACCCGGCACTCTTTATATTGTCGCTGCACCCTCCGGAGCAGGTAAAAGCAGCCTCGTTAATGCGCTGATCAAGCGACTGCCGTTCGTGTATCTCTCTATTTCACATACCACCCGCAATATGCGTCCCGGTGAAGAAGAGGGGGAGCACTACCACTTTGTTGATAAAGACACTTTTCTGGATATGGTGACCCAGGGTGATTTCCTGGAACATGCAGAAGTATTTGGAAATTACTATGGCACATCCCAGGCCTATGTCGAAAAACAGCTGGCCCAGGGCCACGACGTGATTCTGGAAATCGACTGGCAGGGTGGTCAGCAGATCCGCAAGAAAATCCCGGGATGTCGCAGCATATACATACTCCCCCCTTCCAAAGAGGCATTACTTGAAAGGCTGGAGAAACGTTCCCAGGACAGTGACGAAGTCATTAACAGGCGCATGAAGGAAGCGGTCAGCGAAATGTCCCACTATGGTGAGTTCGACTACCTCATCATCAACGACGACTTCTACAAGGCACTGGACGATATGTGTGCCATCTTCGTCGCTGAGCGCATGAAGATTGATCAGCAGAGTATTCGCAATCAGGAGTTGCTGACGAACCTGCTGTCCAGTTGA
- a CDS encoding RelA/SpoT family protein: MQTIDSLAEKLSSYLPPDQVSLVRRAYFFAEQAHDGQHRRSGEPYVTHPLAVADILSSLKMDHQSLMAAMLHDVIEDTQVTKEALSTQFGPEVGELVDGVSKLTHLEFETKKEEQAENFQKMALAMAKDIRVILVKLGDRLHNMRTLGHMPAVKKRRIARETLDIYAPIALRLGLNDLRVELEDLCFRFIYPMRSTRIENAVKKISGNRREVVSKIQQALSDHLAQENLPGKVIGREKHLLSIYEKMRVQGKSFSELMDVYAFRIITDKVDTCYRILGAVHNFYKPIPGRFKDYIAIPKANGYQSLHTTLLGLNGVPIEIQIRTDDMEAMANNGIAAHWLYKSGEENTFNLSQSRARAWVKGLLEMQHQAGNPLEFIENVKIDLFPDEVYVFTPKGKIMELPKGATAVDFAYAVHTDIGNCCVGCLVNKKIAPLSQPLESGDSIKIITASNAHPDASWLNFVVTGKARSSIRHYLKHQRRSESINLGQQLLSKALMAINMSIDTLDPDKLQQVLQESNLNTFEDLLEDIGLGNRLAFLIARKLSTEAKVKLSNADLSDSMMITGKEGMALRYAKCCRPIPGDPIIGLITAGKGMVVHIESCNNITDARNDYDRIVPMRWDKEMHSEFIVELRVELKNQRGVIAHLATAVASTDASIEAINIIEKDVTTGQVNISVGVTGRIHLSKVMRRIRVLRDVIKVQRIKN; encoded by the coding sequence GTGCAAACCATAGATTCTTTAGCCGAAAAACTCAGCTCTTATCTACCTCCCGATCAGGTCAGTCTGGTGAGGAGAGCCTATTTTTTTGCTGAACAGGCACACGATGGTCAGCACCGACGCTCGGGCGAGCCCTATGTGACCCACCCTCTCGCCGTCGCCGACATTTTGTCTTCCCTGAAAATGGATCATCAAAGCCTGATGGCGGCCATGCTGCATGATGTCATCGAGGATACTCAGGTAACCAAAGAGGCATTGAGCACTCAGTTCGGTCCGGAAGTCGGGGAACTGGTGGATGGCGTCTCCAAACTGACGCACCTGGAATTTGAAACCAAGAAAGAAGAGCAGGCCGAAAATTTCCAAAAAATGGCGTTGGCCATGGCCAAAGACATCCGGGTCATTCTGGTCAAATTGGGGGACCGGCTCCATAACATGCGCACTCTCGGTCACATGCCCGCGGTCAAAAAACGCAGGATTGCCCGCGAGACTCTGGATATTTACGCTCCCATCGCCTTGCGCCTGGGACTCAATGATCTGCGGGTGGAACTGGAAGATCTGTGTTTCCGCTTCATTTATCCAATGCGCTCAACCCGGATAGAAAATGCGGTTAAAAAAATCAGCGGCAATCGCCGGGAAGTGGTCAGCAAAATACAACAGGCACTATCGGATCACCTGGCTCAGGAAAACCTGCCCGGCAAAGTGATTGGCCGGGAAAAACATCTGCTCAGCATTTATGAAAAAATGCGGGTTCAGGGCAAATCCTTCAGCGAACTGATGGATGTTTATGCGTTCAGGATCATCACGGACAAAGTCGATACCTGCTATCGAATACTCGGCGCCGTCCACAATTTCTATAAACCTATTCCCGGACGCTTCAAAGACTATATTGCAATCCCCAAAGCTAATGGTTATCAGAGTCTGCACACCACGTTGCTGGGATTGAATGGTGTTCCGATTGAAATTCAGATCCGTACCGATGATATGGAAGCTATGGCCAATAATGGTATTGCCGCTCACTGGCTGTACAAAAGCGGTGAGGAAAATACCTTCAATCTGTCGCAGTCGCGCGCCAGGGCCTGGGTTAAAGGCCTGCTCGAAATGCAGCATCAGGCTGGTAATCCGCTGGAATTTATCGAAAACGTTAAAATCGATCTGTTCCCCGATGAGGTTTATGTCTTTACCCCCAAAGGCAAAATCATGGAGCTGCCCAAAGGGGCCACGGCAGTGGATTTTGCTTATGCCGTTCATACGGATATTGGTAATTGCTGCGTCGGATGTCTGGTCAACAAAAAAATCGCCCCGCTGTCACAACCTCTGGAAAGCGGCGATTCCATCAAGATTATTACCGCCTCCAATGCCCACCCGGATGCTTCCTGGCTAAATTTTGTCGTCACCGGCAAAGCCCGCAGTTCCATCCGCCATTATTTAAAACACCAGCGCCGCAGCGAATCCATCAATCTGGGCCAGCAGCTGCTGAGCAAGGCGTTGATGGCAATCAATATGAGTATCGACACACTCGATCCGGACAAACTTCAACAGGTGTTGCAGGAATCCAATCTCAATACCTTCGAAGACCTGCTAGAGGATATCGGCCTTGGAAACCGGCTGGCATTCCTGATTGCCAGAAAACTCAGCACCGAAGCCAAAGTGAAATTGTCCAATGCTGATTTATCTGACTCCATGATGATTACCGGCAAAGAAGGCATGGCGCTACGCTATGCCAAGTGCTGTCGCCCGATCCCTGGTGATCCGATTATTGGGCTGATTACCGCCGGCAAGGGCATGGTGGTACATATCGAATCCTGCAACAACATTACGGATGCCCGTAACGATTATGACCGAATTGTGCCCATGCGTTGGGACAAGGAAATGCACAGCGAGTTCATTGTCGAGTTACGAGTGGAACTGAAAAATCAACGCGGGGTGATTGCTCATCTGGCAACTGCTGTGGCGTCTACAGATGCCAGCATCGAGGCGATTAATATCATCGAGAAGGACGTCACGACCGGACAGGTGAACATTTCCGTCGGGGTGACCGGCCGAATACATTTATCCAAGGTCATGCGACGAATTCGGGTATTGCGCGATGTGATCAAAGTACAGCGAATTAAAAACTGA
- a CDS encoding LuxR C-terminal-related transcriptional regulator, with protein sequence MKQIGQGLSNPRIATRLHLSEGTVRNYASTVLNKLEVTDRTQAAILAVKRGLDR encoded by the coding sequence CTGAAACAGATCGGACAGGGACTCAGCAATCCACGCATCGCCACCCGGCTGCACTTGTCAGAAGGAACGGTGCGCAACTATGCTTCCACCGTATTGAACAAACTTGAAGTTACCGACCGGACACAGGCGGCCATCCTTGCAGTTAAACGTGGTTTGGATCGTTGA
- a CDS encoding DsbA family protein, whose protein sequence is MRYLFIILFTFISVLSQAANLDPEMEKLIQQRIDERWQQLLESDEFKNKVREGILAFIDEQKPDEGNPANVRVVDPEKDHIKGDPKAPLTLVEYSDFECPFCKRFHETMVKVTDKYSQVNWVYRHFPLDMHNPGAQKQSEASECVAELGGNDKFWEFTDAIYERTRSNGHGFPLDQLAPLAKEIGVDGSAFQDCYDSGKYRQKVLDDTQNGMEAGVTGTPKTFLIHHESGAVVPINGAQPFETIDKMLTEMIEKLNL, encoded by the coding sequence TTGCGTTATTTATTCATTATTTTATTCACCTTTATTTCGGTTCTGTCGCAAGCCGCGAATCTCGATCCGGAAATGGAAAAACTGATACAGCAGCGTATCGATGAGCGCTGGCAGCAATTGTTGGAAAGCGATGAGTTCAAAAACAAAGTCAGAGAAGGCATTCTGGCATTTATCGACGAACAGAAGCCGGATGAAGGCAATCCTGCCAACGTTCGTGTGGTAGACCCTGAGAAAGATCATATTAAAGGCGACCCTAAAGCCCCTCTCACACTGGTGGAATATTCAGATTTCGAATGCCCGTTCTGCAAGCGCTTCCACGAAACCATGGTAAAAGTAACGGACAAGTATTCTCAGGTTAATTGGGTATATCGCCATTTCCCATTGGATATGCACAACCCCGGAGCCCAGAAACAGTCAGAAGCGTCAGAGTGCGTTGCAGAACTCGGCGGCAACGATAAATTCTGGGAATTTACCGATGCCATTTATGAGCGCACCCGCTCGAACGGACATGGCTTTCCGCTGGATCAACTGGCACCTCTGGCCAAAGAAATTGGTGTCGACGGTTCAGCATTCCAGGATTGTTATGATTCAGGCAAATATCGTCAGAAAGTACTGGATGATACCCAAAACGGTATGGAAGCCGGTGTAACAGGTACCCCTAAAACCTTCCTGATCCATCATGAATCAGGTGCAGTGGTACCCATCAATGGTGCTCAACCATTTGAAACCATCGATAAAATGCTGACAGAAATGATTGAGAAACTGAATCTGTAA